Genomic segment of Tindallia californiensis:
TTTCTGTGAGGTCATTGGTTTCAGTCCTTGTTTCTACGAAAGAATTATGATTCATATAACTCCATGGCTTTCTCCAACCAATCATCATAACTCATGCCTACCGGATAGTAAGGATCAACTTTTTCGGTGATAAAAGCATCGAAGTCCGGTAAGTCCAATTGGTTTTGCAGGTCATGGTATACCCACTCCTCCTGAGGAGTAAAGTCTTGCCATTCTAACATATCAAAATAATTTTGTGTCATATCGTAATACCGTTCTACTCGCTCATCATCGATAACCCAAGTCATAGTGCGACCTTCATCTACGGTTTTTTGAAAAATGGTTCGGAATCCAACTTCTTCCGGCACATCAAATACTTCTGCAAATATTTTTCCCGATTCTATTGGATTTGTATACAGGTACTGAATGGCTTCCACATGTGCCAGTAGCATTTTTTCTGCTTCCTCAGGTCTTTCTTGAATAAAATCATCATGCATAATCAATAAGGTCTTAAATCCCCAATCTCCGTCTGGAAGCATTCTACTTACAGCCAATTCATGACCAATGCCTCGATGCTCTGCCAAAGACATAAAAGGGTCGCAAACCAAAACACCGTCCAATTCGCCAATTTCAAGAGCAAAAAAGGCATCTCTCTGAGACATACTATAAGCTTCGTACTCTGCTGGATCATAAGGAATACCAGCATCATGAGCAATAATTCGCCATTCCGGATTTACCTCGTGAGCATCCGGACCCATGTTAATTCGTTTTCCAACCATATCCTGAGCGGTTTCAATCTCATTAGAACCTACTAAGTAATAGGAACCTCCTAAGTGGTTAAACGCCGTCATTTTAATTGGCGTACCTTGATTCAAGGCATTGTTTACTGCATTGCTTCCCATATAACCAACATCCATCTGACCAGCGGCCATTAATACGCCAATATCACTGGTCATGGTAAGATTCGTGTTCAGTCCATATTTTTCGTAAATACCCGCATGGTATGCCACCGGACAGGCCACCATCATATCGCAATTAAAATAACCAATTTCAATGACTTCACCACTAGCGGCACCGTCATCCGTTCCACTTCCTGATCCTCCTCCGCACGCTGCCAACAACAAGGATAGGCAAATCATCATTATCAAACTTTTTCTCTTTCTCATACTCATTTTCTGTCCCCCATCTTTTTCTTAGAATATATCTGATAGCTATGCATTAAGAAAATACTCTCTTCTCATAAGCATTAGCTCATCATTTAGGCATTAGCTCATCATTAGCAACATAGAGACATATCCATAGAGAATAGGTCTACTAACTCATCATCAACAATGCGATAAATCGCATGGCCCACATGTGGACCTTTTGAACCAGAGATGTATAGCTCATTGGGCGGTTCGTTGTCAAAGTCAAGAAATTTGATCACTTGATTTTCCACAGGTGCCGGTATGGGTTCCGTCATAACAAATTCATCGCCCATGTCCATCACCACTAGCACATTGTTTTTTCGATGGCCCACATTAAAAATAATTACTGTATCTAACTTGCCATTATCCGTTAAATCTTCTTGATCCCAGAGAATCAGCTCATTTTCTTCGTAATGTTTTCTCCAATGATCAATCGCCGGAGTTGTTGCAAGATCAAGATACTCTATCGATACCTCTTTTCTTTGGGAATAGTTCCAGCCAGCCATTACAACCAGAACAATGATTAGAAAACCTGCAAACCATGTTTTAACTATTTTCATGACATGCCGTCTCCTGTCTTCGGTGTATCCAACGTGTAATCTTTTCCCCATATACCTTTAACGCTAAGGATATGATGATTCCTGAGGCAAGATACCTTAAAGCTAAGGGCGGTGCAAAAATAAAGTAGCCTGCCCAGTCTATTGTCTGCTGGTTACGTGCCAAATCAAATACCGGTGTAAACCCCGGTAAAAGCAGAGCATTGGTAATGCTTCCTACCAGTAAAGCACAGGTAAATAAGCTTACGGCATAAATGGTCACACTACGCTTCCCGATTAGTTTGTACATGCTAATTAGTTCTGGCAAGTTTGTAGCCGTTCCAGCCATTAAGAATGTTAACGCTACTCCTGGTGACGCACCACTTGCCAGTAATGCCGCTACAAAAGGAATATGCCCTACTGCACAAACATACATAACGGAGGCTAACAAAGCGATCCCAGCGATGGAAATTACACCGGGAGCTCCTAAATATTGTTGTATAAACGACGGTGGCACAGCCATAAACAGAAGCGCTACTAAAATCATCGCCGGTACCACATATTTGCTGACCTGTGCACCCATATCAGCAAAGCCCCAGTGAATGCCACCTTTAAGCTTTTGAAAAAAATGTTCCTTTTCTTCTGTTTCCAGCAAAACCCGACTTTCATCACCACAGGTTTCCATCCCCGGCAAATATAGTTCTGGCCCTGCCAACCGATTCCCTAAAACTCCTACAATAATAGGCACTGTAAATCCAGCAATCAAATAAATAACAGCAATTTCCGGTCCCAATAACCCAAAAGCAAGAATCAAAGACGCTGGATTAATAATAGGTGCAGCAATATTAAAGGCAATGGTTGGCCCTACATAGGCACCAGAGTAATAAAGACTCATGCCTAAAGGAATTACTCCACAACTGCATATGGGTAAAAACATCCCTGAAACCGTTGCTCGAACAATAGAGGATATTTTTGTATTGCCTAGCATTTGATGAAGCTTTGCTGGACTCATGAAATGATGGAGCATACCAGCAATCAGAAAGCTTAAAACCAGCCATACAGAAGCACCATTCAATAAATCAATACTAACCAGCAACACTTCCTTTATAAATGAGGGCAACACTACTCTTCGCCTGCCTTCAATGCATCACTAATGGCATCTTCTATTGTCTTTTGATTTAAGCGGTCATACTTTTTCTTTTCATTAATAATCATCGTACCTTTGGTAACCATTCCATACTTACGAACATAATCATAATCTTTTCCAGCATAATAAATCTTTACTTCTACCTGATCGCCTTTTTCTTTGGCTGCTTTACGAATCATTTCTTCATATCCAACACAGGTTGGACATGTATTGATAAATTCCACCAACACTTTTGCCACTATTTCCACTCCTTTTCTAGGCTCTGCCTTATACGGCCAGTTTTGGTTTTTGAGAATCTTCTTTGCGCTTATCTTCGCCATCAGCTCCCTGAATAAGATCTGTTAAGTGATCAATGTATTCTTTATACTTTTTATGCTCACGGCGTCGTGGTCTTTCCAGATCAATTTCCAGATTTTCCACGATTTCTCCTTGGTTAGTCGACATCAGCAGTACTCGGTCACTCATAAAAACAGCTTCTTCTATATCATGACTGACCATTACCACCGTTACCTTATCTTCCATAAAAATCCGTTCCAAGTCTTCCTGAATTTTGCGTCGCATTTGATAATCAAGCGCTCCTAAGGGTTCGTCCATTAAAAGCACACTTGGTTGACAAGCTAAGGCTCTTGCTACTGCCGTACGCTGCTTCATCCCTCCAGAGAGCTGATGAGGGTAAAGATTTTCTTTTCCTTCTAAATTGGATAATTTCAATAGAGCCTGAAGCTTTTCTTCCTGTTGTTCTTTTGACACTTTCTGTTGCTTCATTGGGTAGAGAATGTTGTCCTTCACCGTTTTCCATGGAAACAAAGCATACCCCTGAAATACAAAAGCACGATCCGGTCCTGGTTTTGTTACAACCGTATCTTCCACTTTTATGCAGCCGGAATCCGCTCCCTGAAAGCCTGCCATGATGGTTAGCATCGTTGTTTTTCCACATCCAGAAGGCCCTAACAGACTTACAAACTCACCTTCTTTAATAGTGATATCAATGTCCTTTAGTACGTTGTTAATCTCTTTTCCGTTCCGGTAGGTTTTGCAAATTTTTTCTGCTTTTAACTTTTCCATCCTTTAACACTCCTCTTTCACTTCACCATTTCCAACGTTGCTTCTATTCGAACTTTTAATATTTCCAAGTCTGAATTCGAATAGTCGCTTTCTAAATGCAGATAAGGTAATCCTTTGTCCTTGACCAGTTTTTCCACATAATGAGCTTCAATATTATAGGTATGGCATGCCTGCCAGGTCAAATCAATCACCATATCAGCAGAAAACTCCTGAATCATTGAATCGATAAGTTCAAACCGATATTCATTGGGACTCATACAGGAGCAGGGGATCTTGAGGTAACTTTCAGCCAGAGCTTCAATCGGGTCTTCTTTCTCTGTACTGACCAAAAGATCTAAAGTTTTATAGCTGCTACAATTTTCCAATGCCACTACAGAAGCACCCAGTTCCTCAACCAGTCGGATCACCTTTTCGCTTCCCATTCCTGTTGGACAGCCGGTCAACAAAACTCTTGGTCTACGAGGTTTATACCGTTGAAGTTTCTGATGGTCATTTTTTTCACCCATGATGCTGCTCTTCAGTTCATTTAACATTTTAATGGAGCTATTCTTATCTGCACTGAAACCTTTTGCCCATACAATCGTAAGAAGCTCAAGGCCCGTTAAAGGCGCCGGATCCATTTTATTCAGGTCACAAATTCCTTTGATTGCTCTTCTTTCCTGATTTCTAAGATCAACCGCCTTCCAGATAGCGTCGTCTGTAATCTTAACCTGAAGTTGTTTCTCCAAATATTTTCTTAATTCCCGGATTTCCTCCACCCATAAAGCCATGGACGCATCGCTGTTTTTTCGATGAGGTAATTGCATGACATGTACCGGTTTTAAGTTTTCCATCAGCTCAAACATTTTCTTTTTTCCATCACAGGTGGTTTCTCCAATAATAACATCTGAGTAATAGAAAAAGGGACAGGTATCCGTTATTGCAAAGCCATAGGAAGATTTGATCAGCGGACATAAGTTCCTTGGCAAGTCTTTTTCAGCTGCCGGAATCGGTTCTTCCTTGGTGCCGCACAAACTGACAGGAATAGCGTCTGCCGCTAAA
This window contains:
- the saoT gene encoding thioredoxin-like (seleno)protein SaoT, coding for MAKVLVEFINTCPTCVGYEEMIRKAAKEKGDQVEVKIYYAGKDYDYVRKYGMVTKGTMIINEKKKYDRLNQKTIEDAISDALKAGEE
- the saoA gene encoding ABC transporter ATP-binding protein SaoA; translation: MEKLKAEKICKTYRNGKEINNVLKDIDITIKEGEFVSLLGPSGCGKTTMLTIMAGFQGADSGCIKVEDTVVTKPGPDRAFVFQGYALFPWKTVKDNILYPMKQQKVSKEQQEEKLQALLKLSNLEGKENLYPHQLSGGMKQRTAVARALACQPSVLLMDEPLGALDYQMRRKIQEDLERIFMEDKVTVVMVSHDIEEAVFMSDRVLLMSTNQGEIVENLEIDLERPRRREHKKYKEYIDHLTDLIQGADGEDKRKEDSQKPKLAV
- the saoE gene encoding efflux transporter SaoE; this translates as MPSFIKEVLLVSIDLLNGASVWLVLSFLIAGMLHHFMSPAKLHQMLGNTKISSIVRATVSGMFLPICSCGVIPLGMSLYYSGAYVGPTIAFNIAAPIINPASLILAFGLLGPEIAVIYLIAGFTVPIIVGVLGNRLAGPELYLPGMETCGDESRVLLETEEKEHFFQKLKGGIHWGFADMGAQVSKYVVPAMILVALLFMAVPPSFIQQYLGAPGVISIAGIALLASVMYVCAVGHIPFVAALLASGASPGVALTFLMAGTATNLPELISMYKLIGKRSVTIYAVSLFTCALLVGSITNALLLPGFTPVFDLARNQQTIDWAGYFIFAPPLALRYLASGIIISLALKVYGEKITRWIHRRQETACHENS
- the saoX gene encoding ABC transporter substrate-binding subunit SaoX; the protein is MSMRKRKSLIMMICLSLLLAACGGGSGSGTDDGAASGEVIEIGYFNCDMMVACPVAYHAGIYEKYGLNTNLTMTSDIGVLMAAGQMDVGYMGSNAVNNALNQGTPIKMTAFNHLGGSYYLVGSNEIETAQDMVGKRINMGPDAHEVNPEWRIIAHDAGIPYDPAEYEAYSMSQRDAFFALEIGELDGVLVCDPFMSLAEHRGIGHELAVSRMLPDGDWGFKTLLIMHDDFIQERPEEAEKMLLAHVEAIQYLYTNPIESGKIFAEVFDVPEEVGFRTIFQKTVDEGRTMTWVIDDERVERYYDMTQNYFDMLEWQDFTPQEEWVYHDLQNQLDLPDFDAFITEKVDPYYPVGMSYDDWLEKAMELYES
- the saoC gene encoding Cys-Cys-COOH (seleno)protein SaoC is translated as MKIVKTWFAGFLIIVLVVMAGWNYSQRKEVSIEYLDLATTPAIDHWRKHYEENELILWDQEDLTDNGKLDTVIIFNVGHRKNNVLVVMDMGDEFVMTEPIPAPVENQVIKFLDFDNEPPNELYISGSKGPHVGHAIYRIVDDELVDLFSMDMSLCC
- a CDS encoding double-cubane-cluster-containing anaerobic reductase — encoded protein: MQQRELEVFQNLRGDNMIRIKDMKEEGKKVVGIYCAFCPSELVLAADAIPVSLCGTKEEPIPAAEKDLPRNLCPLIKSSYGFAITDTCPFFYYSDVIIGETTCDGKKKMFELMENLKPVHVMQLPHRKNSDASMALWVEEIRELRKYLEKQLQVKITDDAIWKAVDLRNQERRAIKGICDLNKMDPAPLTGLELLTIVWAKGFSADKNSSIKMLNELKSSIMGEKNDHQKLQRYKPRRPRVLLTGCPTGMGSEKVIRLVEELGASVVALENCSSYKTLDLLVSTEKEDPIEALAESYLKIPCSCMSPNEYRFELIDSMIQEFSADMVIDLTWQACHTYNIEAHYVEKLVKDKGLPYLHLESDYSNSDLEILKVRIEATLEMVK